A single genomic interval of Primulina huaijiensis isolate GDHJ02 chromosome 7, ASM1229523v2, whole genome shotgun sequence harbors:
- the LOC140980520 gene encoding pyruvate, phosphate dikinase, chloroplastic isoform X4 — translation MKRVFTFGKGRSEGNKGMKSLLGGKGANLAEMASIGLSVPPGFTISTEACQEYQQIGKKLPQGLWDEILEGLKIVEGDMEASLGDPSKPLLLSVRSGAAISMPGMMDTVLNLGLNDEVVAGLGTKSGERFAYDSYRRFLDMFGNVVMDISHSLFEEKLEKMKSKSGIKLDTDLTASDLKELVEEYKSVYLEAKGEKFPSDPKKQLELAIKAVFNSWDSPRAIKYRSINQITGLKGTAVNIQCMVFGNMGNTSGTGVLFTRNPSTGENKLYGEFLINAQGEDVVAGIRTPEDLDTMKNCMPEAYKELVENCKILEGHYKDMMDIEFTVQENRLWMLQCRSGKRTGKGAVKIAVDMVEEGLVDSRMAIKMVEPQHLDQLLHPQFEDPSAYKNYVIAKGLPASPGAAVGQVVFTAEDAEEWHAQGKSCILVRTETSPEDVGGMHAAAGILTARGGMTSHAAVVARGWGKCCVSGCSDIRVNDSDKVVMVGDKVIHEGEWISLNGSTGEVILGKQQLSPAAMTGDLEIFMSWADEIRRIKVMANADTPEDALTARSNGAQGIGLCRTEHMFFASDERIKAVRKMIMAVTLEQRKQALDLLLPYQRADFEGIFRAMDGLPVTIRLLDPPLHEFLPEGDIEQIVRELTIDTGMSEDEVYSRIEKLSEVNPMLGFRGCRLGISYPELSEMQVRAIFQAAISMANQGITVLPEIMVPLIGTPQELSHQASLVRGVANKVFTEMGASVSYKVGTMIEIPRAALVADEIAKEAEFFSFGTNDLTQMTFGYSRDDVGKFLPIYLSKGILPNDPFEVLDQKGVGQLIKIATERGRAARPSLKVGICGEHGGEPSSVAFFVEAGLDYVSCSPFRVPIARLAAAQVAV, via the exons ATGAAG AGAGTGTTCACATTTGGCAAGGGAAGGAGTGAGGGGAACAAGGGCATGAAGTCCTTG TTAGGAGGAAAAGGTGCAAATCTTGCTGAAATGGCGAGCATTGGTCTATCAGTTCCACCCGGATTCACCATTTCTACGGAGGCGTGTCAAGAATATCAGCAAATAGGCAAGAAGCTGCCGCAAGGATTATGGGACGAAATATTGGAAGGTTTAAAAATTGTGGAGGGGGATATGGAAGCTTCACTTGGTGACCCCTCGAAGCCTCTCCTCCTTTCGGTTAGATCTGGTGCAGCG ATTTCTATGCCTGGCATGATGGACACGGTtctaaatctcggactcaacgaTGAAGTAGTTGCTGGTTTGGGGACGAAAAGTGGAGAGCGGTTTGCATATGACTCATATAGACGGTTTCTTGATATGTTCGGAAATGTT GTAATGGACATTTCACATTCATTGTTCGAAGAAAAACTAGAAAAGATGAAAAGTAAAAGTGGCATAAAGCTTGATACTGATCTAACAGCCTCTGATTTAAAAGAGCTGGTGGAAGAATACAAAAGCGTCTATCTTGAAGCTAAGGGTGAAAAATTCCCTTCCG ATCCAAAGAAGCAACTGGAGTTGGCTATAAAAGCAGTTTTTAATTCTTGGGACAGTCCAAGGGCGATAAAATACCGAAGCATTAACCAAATAACTGGTCTGAAAGGAACCGCTGTTAATATTCAATGTATGGTATTTGGAAACATGGGAAACACTTCAGGAACAGGTGTTCTCTTTACAAGAAATCCGAGTACTGGGGAAAACAAGCTCTATGGGGAGTTTCTGATTAATGCGCAG GGAGAAGATGTTGTTGCTGGAATTAGAACCCCAGAGGACTTGGATACCATGAAGAATTGTATGCCTGAAGCTTATAAAGAGCTAGTGGAAAACTGTAAAATACTAGAGGGGCATTACAAAGATATGATG GACATTGAATTCACTGTCCAAGAAAATAGGCTATGGATGTTACAATGTAGATCTGGTAAGCGTACAGGTAAAGGTGCTGTAAAGATTGCAGTAGACATGGTAGAAGAAGGGCTTGTTGATTCTCGTATGGCAATAAAAATGGTGGAACCTCAGCATCTTGATCAACTTCTTCATCCGCAG TTTGAGGATCCGTCTGCTTACAAGAACTACGTGATAGCCAAAGGTTTACCTGCATCTCCCGGTGCAGCAGTTGGACAGGTCGTCTTTACTGCTGAAGATGCTGAAGAATGGCATGCTCAAGGGAAGAGTTGCATCTTG GTGAGAACTGAAACAAGTCCAGAAGATGTAGGAGGTATGCATGCAGCTGCTGGGATTTTGACTGCTAGAGGTGGCATGACGTCTCATGCAGCAGTTGTTGCTCGTGGATGGGGGAAATGTTGCGTTTCTGGTTGTTCTGACATACGCGTTAACGACTCTGACAAG GTTGTTATGGTTGGAGACAAAGTTATCCATGAAGGAGAATGGATCTCTCTTAACGGATCTACTGGTGAAGTAATCTTGGGTAAACAGCAGCTCTCCCCTGCTGCTATGACTGGGGATTTGGAGATTTTTATGTCATGGGCAGATGAAATAAGGCGAATCAAG GTTATGGCGAATGCTGATACGCCTGAAGATGCTTTAACAGCTCGGAGTAATGGAGCACAAGGGATCGGATTGTGCAGGACAGAACACATG TTCTTTGCTTCGGACGAGAGGATCAAGGCTGTGAGAAAGATGATAATGGCAGTTACACTCGAACAGAGGAAACAAGCCTTGGACTTGCTGTTGCCTTATCAACGAGCTGATTTCGAAGGAATTTTTCGAGCAATGGATg GTCTGCCAGTAACAATCAGACTTTTAGACCCTCCACTACATGAATTTTTACCAGAAGGCGACATAGAACAGATTGTCCGGGAACTAACCATTGATACAGGTATGAGTGAAGACGAAGTTTATTCAAGGATAGAGAAATTATCAGAGGTAAATCCCATGCTTGGATTTCGGGGATGCAG GCTAGGAATATCGTACCCCGAGCTATCAGAAATGCAGGTTCGGGCAATATTCCAGGCTGCCATCTCCATGGCCAACCAAGGCATTACAGTCCTGCCAGAAATAATGGTTCCTCTAATTGGAACACCTCAG GAATTGAGTCATCAAGCTAGTTTGGTTCGTGGAGTTGCGAATAAAGTCTTTACGGAGATGGGTGCCTCTGTGAGCTATAAAGTAGGCACCATGATAGAAATTCCTCGAGCTGCTTTGGTCGCGGATGAG ATTGCAAAAGAAGCAGAGTTCTTCTCCTTCGGGACAAATGACCTTACACAGATGACATTTGGGTATAGCAGAGACGATGTAGGCAAATTTCTTCCTATTTACTTGTCAAAAGGCATCCTACCAAACGACCCGTTTGAG GTACTTGATCAGAAAGGCGTTGGCCAGCTTATCAAGATAGCAACTGAGCGCGGGCGTGCAGCTCGACCGAGCCTAAAA GTGGGCATATGTGGAGAGCATGGAGGGGAGCCTTCTTCTGTTGCTTTCTTTGTAGAAGCTGGGCTTGATTATGTTTCATGCTCTCCTTTCAG GGTGCCTATTGCAAGGCTAGCTGCAGCACAAGTTGCAGTGTGA
- the LOC140980520 gene encoding pyruvate, phosphate dikinase, chloroplastic isoform X5: protein MASIGLSVPPGFTISTEACQEYQQIGKKLPQGLWDEILEGLKIVEGDMEASLGDPSKPLLLSVRSGAAISMPGMMDTVLNLGLNDEVVAGLGTKSGERFAYDSYRRFLDMFGNVVMDISHSLFEEKLEKMKSKSGIKLDTDLTASDLKELVEEYKSVYLEAKGEKFPSDPKKQLELAIKAVFNSWDSPRAIKYRSINQITGLKGTAVNIQCMVFGNMGNTSGTGVLFTRNPSTGENKLYGEFLINAQGEDVVAGIRTPEDLDTMKNCMPEAYKELVENCKILEGHYKDMMDIEFTVQENRLWMLQCRSGKRTGKGAVKIAVDMVEEGLVDSRMAIKMVEPQHLDQLLHPQFEDPSAYKNYVIAKGLPASPGAAVGQVVFTAEDAEEWHAQGKSCILVRTETSPEDVGGMHAAAGILTARGGMTSHAAVVARGWGKCCVSGCSDIRVNDSDKVVMVGDKVIHEGEWISLNGSTGEVILGKQQLSPAAMTGDLEIFMSWADEIRRIKVMANADTPEDALTARSNGAQGIGLCRTEHMFFASDERIKAVRKMIMAVTLEQRKQALDLLLPYQRADFEGIFRAMDGLPVTIRLLDPPLHEFLPEGDIEQIVRELTIDTGMSEDEVYSRIEKLSEVNPMLGFRGCRLGISYPELSEMQVRAIFQAAISMANQGITVLPEIMVPLIGTPQELSHQASLVRGVANKVFTEMGASVSYKVGTMIEIPRAALVADEIAKEAEFFSFGTNDLTQMTFGYSRDDVGKFLPIYLSKGILPNDPFEVLDQKGVGQLIKIATERGRAARPSLKVGICGEHGGEPSSVAFFVEAGLDYVSCSPFRVPIARLAAAQVAV from the exons ATGGCGAGCATTGGTCTATCAGTTCCACCCGGATTCACCATTTCTACGGAGGCGTGTCAAGAATATCAGCAAATAGGCAAGAAGCTGCCGCAAGGATTATGGGACGAAATATTGGAAGGTTTAAAAATTGTGGAGGGGGATATGGAAGCTTCACTTGGTGACCCCTCGAAGCCTCTCCTCCTTTCGGTTAGATCTGGTGCAGCG ATTTCTATGCCTGGCATGATGGACACGGTtctaaatctcggactcaacgaTGAAGTAGTTGCTGGTTTGGGGACGAAAAGTGGAGAGCGGTTTGCATATGACTCATATAGACGGTTTCTTGATATGTTCGGAAATGTT GTAATGGACATTTCACATTCATTGTTCGAAGAAAAACTAGAAAAGATGAAAAGTAAAAGTGGCATAAAGCTTGATACTGATCTAACAGCCTCTGATTTAAAAGAGCTGGTGGAAGAATACAAAAGCGTCTATCTTGAAGCTAAGGGTGAAAAATTCCCTTCCG ATCCAAAGAAGCAACTGGAGTTGGCTATAAAAGCAGTTTTTAATTCTTGGGACAGTCCAAGGGCGATAAAATACCGAAGCATTAACCAAATAACTGGTCTGAAAGGAACCGCTGTTAATATTCAATGTATGGTATTTGGAAACATGGGAAACACTTCAGGAACAGGTGTTCTCTTTACAAGAAATCCGAGTACTGGGGAAAACAAGCTCTATGGGGAGTTTCTGATTAATGCGCAG GGAGAAGATGTTGTTGCTGGAATTAGAACCCCAGAGGACTTGGATACCATGAAGAATTGTATGCCTGAAGCTTATAAAGAGCTAGTGGAAAACTGTAAAATACTAGAGGGGCATTACAAAGATATGATG GACATTGAATTCACTGTCCAAGAAAATAGGCTATGGATGTTACAATGTAGATCTGGTAAGCGTACAGGTAAAGGTGCTGTAAAGATTGCAGTAGACATGGTAGAAGAAGGGCTTGTTGATTCTCGTATGGCAATAAAAATGGTGGAACCTCAGCATCTTGATCAACTTCTTCATCCGCAG TTTGAGGATCCGTCTGCTTACAAGAACTACGTGATAGCCAAAGGTTTACCTGCATCTCCCGGTGCAGCAGTTGGACAGGTCGTCTTTACTGCTGAAGATGCTGAAGAATGGCATGCTCAAGGGAAGAGTTGCATCTTG GTGAGAACTGAAACAAGTCCAGAAGATGTAGGAGGTATGCATGCAGCTGCTGGGATTTTGACTGCTAGAGGTGGCATGACGTCTCATGCAGCAGTTGTTGCTCGTGGATGGGGGAAATGTTGCGTTTCTGGTTGTTCTGACATACGCGTTAACGACTCTGACAAG GTTGTTATGGTTGGAGACAAAGTTATCCATGAAGGAGAATGGATCTCTCTTAACGGATCTACTGGTGAAGTAATCTTGGGTAAACAGCAGCTCTCCCCTGCTGCTATGACTGGGGATTTGGAGATTTTTATGTCATGGGCAGATGAAATAAGGCGAATCAAG GTTATGGCGAATGCTGATACGCCTGAAGATGCTTTAACAGCTCGGAGTAATGGAGCACAAGGGATCGGATTGTGCAGGACAGAACACATG TTCTTTGCTTCGGACGAGAGGATCAAGGCTGTGAGAAAGATGATAATGGCAGTTACACTCGAACAGAGGAAACAAGCCTTGGACTTGCTGTTGCCTTATCAACGAGCTGATTTCGAAGGAATTTTTCGAGCAATGGATg GTCTGCCAGTAACAATCAGACTTTTAGACCCTCCACTACATGAATTTTTACCAGAAGGCGACATAGAACAGATTGTCCGGGAACTAACCATTGATACAGGTATGAGTGAAGACGAAGTTTATTCAAGGATAGAGAAATTATCAGAGGTAAATCCCATGCTTGGATTTCGGGGATGCAG GCTAGGAATATCGTACCCCGAGCTATCAGAAATGCAGGTTCGGGCAATATTCCAGGCTGCCATCTCCATGGCCAACCAAGGCATTACAGTCCTGCCAGAAATAATGGTTCCTCTAATTGGAACACCTCAG GAATTGAGTCATCAAGCTAGTTTGGTTCGTGGAGTTGCGAATAAAGTCTTTACGGAGATGGGTGCCTCTGTGAGCTATAAAGTAGGCACCATGATAGAAATTCCTCGAGCTGCTTTGGTCGCGGATGAG ATTGCAAAAGAAGCAGAGTTCTTCTCCTTCGGGACAAATGACCTTACACAGATGACATTTGGGTATAGCAGAGACGATGTAGGCAAATTTCTTCCTATTTACTTGTCAAAAGGCATCCTACCAAACGACCCGTTTGAG GTACTTGATCAGAAAGGCGTTGGCCAGCTTATCAAGATAGCAACTGAGCGCGGGCGTGCAGCTCGACCGAGCCTAAAA GTGGGCATATGTGGAGAGCATGGAGGGGAGCCTTCTTCTGTTGCTTTCTTTGTAGAAGCTGGGCTTGATTATGTTTCATGCTCTCCTTTCAG GGTGCCTATTGCAAGGCTAGCTGCAGCACAAGTTGCAGTGTGA
- the LOC140980520 gene encoding pyruvate, phosphate dikinase, chloroplastic isoform X7 gives MPGMMDTVLNLGLNDEVVAGLGTKSGERFAYDSYRRFLDMFGNVVMDISHSLFEEKLEKMKSKSGIKLDTDLTASDLKELVEEYKSVYLEAKGEKFPSDPKKQLELAIKAVFNSWDSPRAIKYRSINQITGLKGTAVNIQCMVFGNMGNTSGTGVLFTRNPSTGENKLYGEFLINAQGEDVVAGIRTPEDLDTMKNCMPEAYKELVENCKILEGHYKDMMDIEFTVQENRLWMLQCRSGKRTGKGAVKIAVDMVEEGLVDSRMAIKMVEPQHLDQLLHPQFEDPSAYKNYVIAKGLPASPGAAVGQVVFTAEDAEEWHAQGKSCILVRTETSPEDVGGMHAAAGILTARGGMTSHAAVVARGWGKCCVSGCSDIRVNDSDKVVMVGDKVIHEGEWISLNGSTGEVILGKQQLSPAAMTGDLEIFMSWADEIRRIKVMANADTPEDALTARSNGAQGIGLCRTEHMFFASDERIKAVRKMIMAVTLEQRKQALDLLLPYQRADFEGIFRAMDGLPVTIRLLDPPLHEFLPEGDIEQIVRELTIDTGMSEDEVYSRIEKLSEVNPMLGFRGCRLGISYPELSEMQVRAIFQAAISMANQGITVLPEIMVPLIGTPQELSHQASLVRGVANKVFTEMGASVSYKVGTMIEIPRAALVADEIAKEAEFFSFGTNDLTQMTFGYSRDDVGKFLPIYLSKGILPNDPFEVLDQKGVGQLIKIATERGRAARPSLKVGICGEHGGEPSSVAFFVEAGLDYVSCSPFRVPIARLAAAQVAV, from the exons ATGCCTGGCATGATGGACACGGTtctaaatctcggactcaacgaTGAAGTAGTTGCTGGTTTGGGGACGAAAAGTGGAGAGCGGTTTGCATATGACTCATATAGACGGTTTCTTGATATGTTCGGAAATGTT GTAATGGACATTTCACATTCATTGTTCGAAGAAAAACTAGAAAAGATGAAAAGTAAAAGTGGCATAAAGCTTGATACTGATCTAACAGCCTCTGATTTAAAAGAGCTGGTGGAAGAATACAAAAGCGTCTATCTTGAAGCTAAGGGTGAAAAATTCCCTTCCG ATCCAAAGAAGCAACTGGAGTTGGCTATAAAAGCAGTTTTTAATTCTTGGGACAGTCCAAGGGCGATAAAATACCGAAGCATTAACCAAATAACTGGTCTGAAAGGAACCGCTGTTAATATTCAATGTATGGTATTTGGAAACATGGGAAACACTTCAGGAACAGGTGTTCTCTTTACAAGAAATCCGAGTACTGGGGAAAACAAGCTCTATGGGGAGTTTCTGATTAATGCGCAG GGAGAAGATGTTGTTGCTGGAATTAGAACCCCAGAGGACTTGGATACCATGAAGAATTGTATGCCTGAAGCTTATAAAGAGCTAGTGGAAAACTGTAAAATACTAGAGGGGCATTACAAAGATATGATG GACATTGAATTCACTGTCCAAGAAAATAGGCTATGGATGTTACAATGTAGATCTGGTAAGCGTACAGGTAAAGGTGCTGTAAAGATTGCAGTAGACATGGTAGAAGAAGGGCTTGTTGATTCTCGTATGGCAATAAAAATGGTGGAACCTCAGCATCTTGATCAACTTCTTCATCCGCAG TTTGAGGATCCGTCTGCTTACAAGAACTACGTGATAGCCAAAGGTTTACCTGCATCTCCCGGTGCAGCAGTTGGACAGGTCGTCTTTACTGCTGAAGATGCTGAAGAATGGCATGCTCAAGGGAAGAGTTGCATCTTG GTGAGAACTGAAACAAGTCCAGAAGATGTAGGAGGTATGCATGCAGCTGCTGGGATTTTGACTGCTAGAGGTGGCATGACGTCTCATGCAGCAGTTGTTGCTCGTGGATGGGGGAAATGTTGCGTTTCTGGTTGTTCTGACATACGCGTTAACGACTCTGACAAG GTTGTTATGGTTGGAGACAAAGTTATCCATGAAGGAGAATGGATCTCTCTTAACGGATCTACTGGTGAAGTAATCTTGGGTAAACAGCAGCTCTCCCCTGCTGCTATGACTGGGGATTTGGAGATTTTTATGTCATGGGCAGATGAAATAAGGCGAATCAAG GTTATGGCGAATGCTGATACGCCTGAAGATGCTTTAACAGCTCGGAGTAATGGAGCACAAGGGATCGGATTGTGCAGGACAGAACACATG TTCTTTGCTTCGGACGAGAGGATCAAGGCTGTGAGAAAGATGATAATGGCAGTTACACTCGAACAGAGGAAACAAGCCTTGGACTTGCTGTTGCCTTATCAACGAGCTGATTTCGAAGGAATTTTTCGAGCAATGGATg GTCTGCCAGTAACAATCAGACTTTTAGACCCTCCACTACATGAATTTTTACCAGAAGGCGACATAGAACAGATTGTCCGGGAACTAACCATTGATACAGGTATGAGTGAAGACGAAGTTTATTCAAGGATAGAGAAATTATCAGAGGTAAATCCCATGCTTGGATTTCGGGGATGCAG GCTAGGAATATCGTACCCCGAGCTATCAGAAATGCAGGTTCGGGCAATATTCCAGGCTGCCATCTCCATGGCCAACCAAGGCATTACAGTCCTGCCAGAAATAATGGTTCCTCTAATTGGAACACCTCAG GAATTGAGTCATCAAGCTAGTTTGGTTCGTGGAGTTGCGAATAAAGTCTTTACGGAGATGGGTGCCTCTGTGAGCTATAAAGTAGGCACCATGATAGAAATTCCTCGAGCTGCTTTGGTCGCGGATGAG ATTGCAAAAGAAGCAGAGTTCTTCTCCTTCGGGACAAATGACCTTACACAGATGACATTTGGGTATAGCAGAGACGATGTAGGCAAATTTCTTCCTATTTACTTGTCAAAAGGCATCCTACCAAACGACCCGTTTGAG GTACTTGATCAGAAAGGCGTTGGCCAGCTTATCAAGATAGCAACTGAGCGCGGGCGTGCAGCTCGACCGAGCCTAAAA GTGGGCATATGTGGAGAGCATGGAGGGGAGCCTTCTTCTGTTGCTTTCTTTGTAGAAGCTGGGCTTGATTATGTTTCATGCTCTCCTTTCAG GGTGCCTATTGCAAGGCTAGCTGCAGCACAAGTTGCAGTGTGA